One window from the genome of Hippoglossus hippoglossus isolate fHipHip1 chromosome 10, fHipHip1.pri, whole genome shotgun sequence encodes:
- the rell2 gene encoding RELT-like protein 2 — protein MTDSEASSVGENPPPYMIFVVVFLFFLTGLLGFLICHLLKKKGYRCRTGDMDDEDEDEKVGGNTDEEDEENQDTVEQILKCIIENEANMEAFNEMLGNHNVCVRHDPRLRKESIGGVPPHHHTVHSGTDHNSCHLCAQVQSKKGRRQSRTPRYRQRPGEQTVFSVGRFRVTHTDKKLHGGPNPLVSSGDQLDQSQDSEEQKEGGYNLRSMFKDVGTSSEGANGVVPNVGKRRKSVTIFGLRRGSETVGIKEVEGTGREAGGVKFAIQKQPVVLEELVQAQNIEIASECGTKCGSTPGTEPSQNEMPAPLQREVETSGSVNSPSFPSKKQPHDFSSAPEPRMNLIIKPSVGSMANSALSSFLISSPTMPGHTYTATEKQGHAGDKIMKNEQDYDPGPLQTSTPTIPMAGFIPGFTPVIPAGQSESCLSTVFPVIQTPPDPSSSPDLEHGFGASLAFISLGSSPQSSFPIKFPSSTSLLKTPTSPQTVMSSPALSSRNKPPETTKTARSPALTPSPKLPSGQAMSSQSNIASSLEAQTPSPALSSSPKLTTFPVSSQQHNITTLSSSPADQNPGFRSSTPLQSESVMSVKSMTTGDMVSNPLPIKEEEQARIPNTEEKTEKKMVGILKTAERSPVEGGVKGLALSFPSDPVHKDRLSSLQPSPSSPLSTAASGGSRISSRTIIKASPDSKREFSVVTMMEDEESTSLTKDQKRETCKEKEDMVEMEDIKDCKVMQLQEAERAREEVEKTVDTQLT, from the exons ATGACTGACTCTGAAGCCTCAAGTGTGGGGGAGAATCCCCCTCCCTACATGATATTTGTGGTGGtgttcctcttcttcctcactggACTGCTGGGTTTCCTCATCTGCCACCTGCTGAAGAAGAAAGGCTACCGCTGCCGAACTGGAGACATGgacgatgaagatgaggatgagaaagTTGGAGGAAATACAGATG aggaggatgaagagaaccAGGATACAGTGGAGCAAATCCTCAAGTGCATCATTGAAAATGAAG CAAACATGGAAGCTTTCAATGAGATGTTGGGAAACCACAATGTCTGTGTGCGCCATGACCCCAG GTTGCGTAAGGAGTCAATTGGTGGTGTTCCTCCCCATCACCACACAGTCCACTCAGGCACCGACCACAACTCCTGCCACCTCTGTGCTCAGGTTCAATCTAAAAAGGGCCGCAGACAAAGCAGAACCCCCCGATACAGACAACGGCCTGGAGAACAGACCGTATTCTCTGTTGGCAG ATTTCGGGTGACGCACACTGATAAGAAGCTCCATGGAGGTCCCAATCCATTGGTCAGTTCAGGGGACCAGCTGGACCAATCCCAGGATAgtgaggagcagaaggagggCGGGTACAACCTGAGGAGCATGTTCAAGGATGTCGGGACCTCCTCAGAGGGGGCCAATGGGGTTGTCCCAAATGTGGGGAAGCGAAGGAAGAGTGTGACCATATTTGGGCTGAGGCGGGGCAGTGAAACTGTTGGCATTAAAGAGGTGGAAGGGACAGGTCGGGAGGCCGGAGGCGTTAAATTTGCCATTCAGAAGCAGCCTGTCGTATTGGAGGAGCTGGTACAAGCACAGAACATTGAGATTGCTTCTGAATGTGGTACTAAATGTGGTTCTACACCTGGAACTGAGCCCTCACAGAATGAAATGCCTGCTCCACTGCAAAGGGAGGTTGAAACATCAGGTTCTGTTAATTCTCCCTCTTTTCCAAGTAAGAAACAGCCCCATGACTTTAGCTCTGCTCCTGAACCTCGTATGAACCTCATAATTAAACCTTCAGTTGGGAGTATGGCAAATTCCGCCCTCAGctcatttctcatttcatcTCCCACTATGCCCGGACATACATATACTGCAACAGAGAAACAGGGACATGCTGGAgacaaaattatgaaaaatgaaCAGGATTATGATCCTGGGCCTCTTCAGACCTCTACACCAACTATCCCCATGGCAGGATTTATTCCAGGTTTCACTCCTGTCATTCCTGCTGGTCAGAGTGAATCCTGTTTGAGCACAGTTTTTCCAGTCATCCAGACTCCCCCTGACCCAAGCTCCAGCCCAGATCTGGAACACGGCTTTGGTGCTAGCCTAGCTTTTATAAGTTTAGGCTCATCACCTCAGTCTTCATTCCCAATCAAGTTCCCATCTTCAACCTCTTTGTTAAAAACTCCTACATCACCTCAGACTGTCATGTCTAGCCCTGCACTAAGCTCAAGAAATAAACCACCAGAGACTACAAAAACAGCTCGATCACCTGCCCTCACTCCAAGTCCCAAACTTCCATCAGGTCAAGCGATGTCCAGCCAATCTAATATCGCCAGTTCATTAGAAGCCCAaactccctctcctgctcttaGTAGTAGCCCCAAACTTACCACCTTTCCAGTatcatcacaacaacacaacatcacaactctctcctcttctccagctgACCAAAACCCAGGTTTCAGAAGTTCAACTCCTCTGCAGTCAGAAAGTGTCATGTCTGTAAAATCTATGACCACAGGCGATATGGTTTCAAACCCACTACCTATAAAGGAAGAAGAGCAAGCCAGAATCCCAAATAcagaagagaagacagaaaaaaagatggttGGGATTCTCAAAACAGCTGAACGTTCCCCAGTGGAGGGAGGTGTTAAAGGCCTTGCCCTTTCCTTTCCCTCTGATCCGGTTCATAAAGACAGACTGAGCAGTTTGCAACCGTCTCCCTCCAGCCCACTGTCCACAGCCGCATCAGGAGGGAGCAGAATAAGTAGTAGGACCATCATCAAAGCCAGCCCTGACAGCAAGAGAGAGTTTTCTGTTGTCACTATGATGGAGGATGAAGAGTCCACTTCATTAACAAAAGAccagaaaagagaaacatgtaAAG aaaaagaagacatgGTGGAGATGGAAGATATAAAAGACTGCAAGGTGATGCAGTtgcaggaagcagagagagcgagggaggaggtggagaagacgGTAGACACTCAGTTGACATAG